A genomic window from Parasteatoda tepidariorum isolate YZ-2023 chromosome 10, CAS_Ptep_4.0, whole genome shotgun sequence includes:
- the LOC107437237 gene encoding THO complex subunit 2, translated as MLTIGLMELLKSWGEKERKEFKDYCKNAVDKLEGSSLTAGTEQSDINFLLYGICKECVFSDLTPETVVAALSEVEPLHPEMTSLIADILTVLDTESLCNESHTVRERFFSLLRLCNNLIVPEFILKERLEFDTLGDADIMKLLRNIQTKYIKTKTRLFYKQQKFNLFREEIEGYAKLITELDPGNGEDTNAKHSLEVIQSLIGCFNLDPNRVLDVILESFECKSCHSEFFIRLLKSYFCNSETISQVIGFKFGFYQQGDSKETPSSLYQVTAFLLKSKVIELNQLYALLRPDDSKIVEEHKQELTNALAYIKQLNSISTSANNDSNKDSSENDSVKVDSEDNQKLGLCAALLDVGDWEHAKQLIGCFPDHYATSHLFITKKLCNLIHVLIDDFYKSVNIFPKITEPKSWELDSRVKVNSVKSFAELFTNVFEMILALGPYLHHDPVLMAKIIRLSRYWLCTKSREPLNGVSAISAIIDQSLLPSLSLLECNCCMAEEMWSLLKLFSYQNRYSFYYNWKINANVTHPMLIKVKADVLKKVKYIMKRLSKETVKPTGRQIGKLSHSNPGYIFDYILSQIQAWDNLIMPVIDSLKYLTSLSYDVLACCVIEALGNSEKDRMKHDGTSISIWLQSLANFGGAVFKKYPVDISGLLQHVANQLIAGKSLDLLILKEIVQKMAGIEASEEMTLEQLEAMTGGELLRSEGGYFNQLRNVKKSSQRLKEALLDQDLAIPLCLLMAQQRNCILFHEQENSHIKLVGKLYDQCQDTLVQYGSFLASNLNMEDYASRLPPVSALLSEYNINADVAFFLSRPSLNHAINSKLDEQKKLDKSLKNSSTSQSVKKYLEIVDSIISPIVKSVRSNQTLKKTWEDLNPEFYVTFWSLSMYDLVVPTESYEREINKLKAVLQSEDNKEAGKKKKERERCDALICKLVEEEKMQSEHCARVIARLNNEKDEWFSSKAAKNETITQFLQLCLFPRCIFTPVDALYCAKFVHLIHCLKTPNFSTLLCYDRVFCDITNTIASCTENEANRYGLLLCSMLETVMRWHGSKATFEKECANFPGFMTKFKVQQPLPQQPAVAQPDPPVDSIGYENYRHICHKWHFKITRALLICLDSGDYIQIRNSLLVLRKIAPHFPVITSLSLALERRMEKIKAEEKDKRPDLFVLATGYSGVLKAKKPTLIPGSEFHQKEPTKDPRPANSNAQPNKELPVKVEKKDGETLNEPSKERVIKNDAKADSTKTKGNSFEKSSSSQSTGKRSSSSRLEGELNGIDAPRIKTVRVKEEKTSSDNSSPLRREEKIITITKTDPNSIKDEKRDRREDRHEKQPSARSSERENSESTRDSHYRVLLDVDGEREHKRRRADGTSSRSPRDGSERESRSSDKISDERNGGRDKVLVEVKPHKDSESPLEKSKVKEKKQSRKREHSDEGNLEPRRRRAKADKEDEDSAKRSSENERDLRSRREEKSPLVYANNVERREEKKHHRSNSASSVKKRS; from the coding sequence ATGCTAACCATTGGTTTAATGGAACTCCTCAAGTCATGGGGAGAGAAAGAACGTAAGGAGTTCAAAGATTACTGCAAAAATGCAGTTGACAAATTGGAAGGATCCAGTCTTACAGCTGGAACTGAGCAAAGTGACATAAATTTTCTGTTGTATGGCATTTGTAAGGAATGTGTTTTTAGTGACTTAACACCAGAAACTGTTGTTGCAGCATTAAGCGAAGTAGAACCTCTTCATCCAGAAATGACATCGCTTATTGCTGACATATTAACAGTCTTAGACACAGAATCTTTGTGTAACGAATCTCATACAGTCAGAGAGCGTTTTTTCAGTCTGTTGAGACTTTGTAATAATCTTATAGTTCCTGAATTCATCTTGAAAGAAAGGTTAGAATTTGATACTTTAGGTGATGCTGatattatgaaacttttaagAAACATCCAAACTAAATACATTAAGACAAAAACTAGATTGTTTTATAAGCAGcagaaattcaatttattccGAGAAGAAATTGAAGGATATGCCAAGCTAATCACAGAATTGGATCCTGGTAACGGAGAAGACACAAATGCGAAGCACTCTTTAGAAGTTATTCAATCACTGATTGGATGCTTCAATCTAGATCCTAATCGTGTTTTGGACGTCATTTTGGAATCCTTTGAATGCAAGTCCTgtcattcagaattttttatccGTCTTTTGAAATCATACTTTTGTAATTCTGAAACAATAAGTCAAGTTATTGGTTTTAAGTTTGGATTCTATCAGCAAGGTGATTCTAAAGAAACTCCTTCATCATTGTATCAAGTTACTGCTTTTCTTTTGAAGTCCAAAGTCATTGAACTGAACCAATTATATGCTTTGCTCAGGCCTGATGATAGCAAAATTGTTGAGGAACATAAGCAAGAATTAACTAATGCTCTTGCTTACATCAAGCAGTTAAATAGTATATCCACTAGTGCCAACAATGATTCCAATAAAGATAGCTCTGAAAATGATTCAGTTAAAGTGGACTCAGAAGACAATCAGAAATTAGGACTCTGTGCTGCTTTATTAGATGTTGGTGACTGGGAACATGCTAAGCAATTGATTGGATGCTTTCCTGATCATTATGCTACAtcccatttgtttattactaaaaaacttTGCAATCTAATTCATGTCCTTATTGATGATTTTTATAAGTCAGTAAATATCTTCCCCAAGATAACTGAACCAAAAAGTTGGGAACTTGATTCTAGGGTCAAAGTGAACTCTGTTAAAAGTTTTGCTGAGCTTTTTACAAATGTCTTTGAAATGATACTTGCTCTTGGTCCTTATTTGCATCATGACCCTGTATTGATGGCAAAAATCATCCGCCTTTCGAGATATTGGTTATGCACCAAATCTCGTGAACCACTAAATGGCGTATCTGCAATTTCAGCAATAATAGATCAGTCTCTTTTACCTTCACTGTCCTTATTAGAGTGTAACTGTTGCATGGCAGAAGAGATGTGGAGTTTGCTTAAGCTTTTCTCATATCAAAACAGGTATTCTTTTTACTATAATTGGAAGATAAATGCTAATGTAACCCATCCTATGTTGATAAAAGTCAAAGCTGATGTTTTGAAGAAAGTAAAGTATATCATGAAGAGGCTGAGTAAAGAAACTGTAAAACCCACCGGCAGGCAGATTGGAAAACTAAGTCATTCAAATCCTGGGtatatatttgattatattttgtcTCAAATTCAAGCTTGGGATAATTTAATAATGCCAGTTATTGATTCATTGAAGTATTTAACTTCTTTGTCTTATGATGTTCTGGCTTGTTGTGTCATTGAAGCTCTAGGAAACTCAGAAAAAGATAGAATGAAGCATGATGGCACCAGCATATCAATCTGGTTGCAAAGTTTAGCTAATTTTGGAGGAGCtgtattcaaaaaatatccCGTTGACATTTCAGGACTTTTGCAGCATGTTGCTAACCAGCTTATTGCTGGTAAAAGTCTTGACTTGCTGATTCTCAAAGAAATAGTTCAGAAAATGGCTGGCATTGAGGCGAGCGAGGAGATGACCCTTGAGCAATTGGAAGCAATGACTGGTGGTGAACTTTTAAGATCTGAAGGTGGATATTTCAATCAATTGAGGAATGTTAAAAAGTCCTCTCAACGCCTGAAGGAAGCTCTTCTAGACCAGGATTTGGCCATTCCTCTTTGTCTTTTGATGGCCCAACAAAGgaactgtattttatttcatgagcAAGAAAACAGCCATATAAAGCTAGTTGGTAAACTCTATGACCAATGCCAAGACACCTTAGTTCAGTATGGTAGTTTCTTAGCTAGCAATCTAAATATGGAAGATTATGCCAGTCGCTTGCCTCCTGTCTCTGCGTTGCTAAGTGAATATAACATAAATGCTGATGTAGCATTTTTCCTTTCAAGGCCCTCTCTAAATCATGCTATAAATTCTAAGCTTGATGAGCAAAAGAAGCTAGATAAGAGCTTGAAAAACTCCAGTACCTCACAGAGtgtgaaaaaatatcttgaaatagTAGATTCTATCATAAGCCCCATTGTGAAATCTGTCAGGTCTAATCAAACACTCAAAAAAACATGGGAAGATTTGAATCCTGAATTTTATGTCACTTTTTGGTCTCTCAGTATGTACGACTTAGTTGTCCCCACTGAAAGCTACGAGCGAGagataaataaactaaaagctGTCCTGCAGAGTGAAGATAATAAGGAAGCTGGTAAGAAGAAAAAGGAGAGAGAAAGATGTGATGCGCTTATTTGTAAATTAGTTGAGGAAGAGAAAATGCAAAGTGAGCATTGTGCTAGAGTCATAGCAcgattaaataatgaaaaggatGAATGGTTCTCTTCAAAAGCtgctaaaaatgaaacaatcacTCAATTTTTGCAGTTGTGCTTGTTTCCTCGCTGCATATTCACACCTGTAGATGCCTTGTATTGTGCAAAATTTGTACACCTTATACATTGTTTAAAGACACCCAATTTTTCTACTCTACTTTGTTATGACAGAGTCTTCTGTGATATTACTAATACCATTGCTTCTTGCACTGAAAATGAAGCTAATCGTTATGGTCTTCTGTTGTGCTCCATGCTAGAGACTGTTATGCGATGGCATGGCAGCAAAGCcacttttgaaaaagaatgtgCTAATTTTCCTGGTTTCATGACAAAATTCAAAGTACAACAACCACTACCGCAACAGCCAGCAGTAGCACAGCCTGATCCTCCTGTTGATAGTATAGGTTATGAAAACTACCGTCACATATGCCATAagtggcattttaaaataacccGGGCTCTATTAATATGTCTGGATTCTGGAGATTACATTCAGATTCGTAATAGCCTTTTAGTTCTGAGGAAAATTGCTCCTCACTTTCCAGTTATCACTAGCTTGAGCCTTGCACTCGAACGAagaatggagaaaataaaagCTGAAGAAAAAGATAAGAGGCCAGATTTGTTTGTCCTTGCTACTGGTTACTCTGGTGTTTTGAAGGCAAAGAAACCAACTCTAATTCCTGGGAGtgagtttcatcaaaaagaacCAACTAAAGACCCACGACCTGCCAATTCTAATGCTCAGCCGAATAAAGAATTACCTGTTaaggtagaaaaaaaagatggagAAACTTTAAATGAACCATCCAAAGaaagagttataaaaaatgatgCTAAAGCTGACTCTACCAAGACAAAGGGAAATTCTTTCGAAAAATCGAGTTCATCTCAGTCTACGGGAAAGCGGTCATCCTCTTCCAGATTAGAAGGCGAGCTTAATGGCATTGATGCCCCCCGTATTAAAACTGTTCGagtgaaagaagaaaaaacaagcaGTGATAATTCTAGCCCGTtgagaagagaagaaaaaatcataacCATAACAAAGACTGACCCAAACAGTATCAAAGACGAAAAACGAGATCGTCGAGAAGACAGGCACGAAAAACAGCCTAGTGCTAGATCTAGTGAGCGAGAAAATTCAGAGTCCACACGGGACTCTCACTATCGTGTCCTATTAGATGTCGATGGTGAAAGAGAGCATAAGCGCCGTCGTGCCGATGGTACCTCGTCCAGAAGCCCTCGAGATGGGTCAGAGAGAGAATCTCGCAGTTCTGATAAAATATCTGACGAAAGAAATGGTGGTCGTGATAAAGTTCTTGTGGAAGTCAAGCCTCATAAAGATTCTGAATCACCTTTAGAGAAATCTAAGGTCAAGGAAAAGAAGCAAAGTCGCAAAAGAGAACATTCAGACGAAGGCAATCTGGAACCGAGAAGAAGACGAGCAAAAGCTGACAAGGAAGATGAGGATTCTGCGAAGCGTTCTAGTGAAAATGAAAGAGATTTGAGATCTCGGCGTGAAGAAAAGTCTCCTTTAGTGTATGCAAACAACGTTGAAAGACGTGAAGAAAAGAAGCACCATCGTTCTAATTCAGcatctagtgttaaaaaaagatCCTAA